The DNA region GGGTTACATTAGGCGTGTGTGTTTCTGTGATAGGAAAAGGCATGAAGTTGCCAAAGGTTAGAGGGTTTCCTGATGTGCTAAAACCAAGGATTGACGACCCACTAGACGCCGGTTTACTTATGAAGGGTCGTGAGGTACTAAGGGATACGGGTATGGTTGAGTTTATGGCGCCTGTAAGGGAGTGAGAAAAATAGGGGTTTATTGGTGAGAAAGAGTGAGCTTCACTCCAGTTAGGAAAAGTACTATGGCGAAAGTTAAGAGGGTTTGTGGTGGTGGTTAAGGCCAAACTCCGATTTATGTTGGATGTCGCCGATACGACCTCAATAGGAGTTGAATAAGCTGGGTTCATTGGGGTTGACGGAGCTGGACGTAAAGCTCCGTTCACTGATGATTACTCGATTTCAGAGTGTCCTCCACCTTGCAAAACACCTATATATGAACGATTCTCAGTGGCAGACTCATCTCTCCTTATAATTTCCATCACCATCGTTTCCATTCGCTGATTACTCTCAGTGTTACGGCGTTGTATCTCTTCCATCAATGCCATCCGTTTTGTTGAGATTTCCATGAAATTTTGCAACTGTAAACCCAGATTTGAAGAACCATCACCATCACTTTGTTCTAACGGTGGCGGTGGATTCACCATGATGGCCAAGATCGATGCTCTTGATACCAAATGTAGCACTCAAGCTACGAATTTGGATTAAAAGGagaaaatacagaaaataagAAAGAACTAAACAGGAAAATAATTCAAATTTTTTCATAGAATGATTACCTCTTGCGTACAAAGAGCTGAATATAAAAAGGGTTTTTGCTAGCTATAACTGTCCTTGTAATACTGGTACTATTTGGGACACTTGTCCATTACAGCTGGCAATTCTGCCTTTGGGAAAATTAAGACAAAAGATGAAAACAAGACCTAAATAGATATTGGGCCAACAACTTAAACAACCCACTAAGAAATTATACCAATTCGAATAATTAGAAAGGAACCGGCCCAATGACACGATTGTAATCGTGACACAATATCTCTACATATCAACTATACGCCCCTAGAGCTTTCTACATGCAGTTTACTCACTCCGGGAAGAACAGACAGAAAGAGAAGGCCTTTGTCCATAATTTCTAAATCTTGGAGATAAATGTCATCATTAAGATGAAGTGAGATTTTGGTGGTGCTTTTCAGTTTTCGTAATGTTCATGAGCACAGAAATGTAGATGAATTTGATCTTCAAGGCTTTCACTATCTTTCACAGATGCTTGGGCAGGGAGAAAACAAACAGGAAATCTTGCCCAAATTAGGTAGAGCTTCTTTAAGTCACTTCCATGCCACTTCTCTGCCACTAATGCTGGCTTTAGTTGCAAAAATAGATAATTTATTCGCCCGTCGCAAGGCTAACAATTGCTTGTGACTTTATGCAGTAGCTTTAAAGTGAACTCCACATAATGGCCTCACAATGGACAACGCTTCCTAATAAACAGTTTCTAAAAGGATAAATGCGATCAGTTTCACCCAAGTAATCTGGAAAAGAGCTGTTGAATAGATGAAGCTAAACTACGCAGTTTAGCATCCAGATTACACATTGCTTATTTACTGACATCGTCAATTGGTAGTAGCCAACTTCTCAAACTCAAGACTTCCATTCTGCAACTTTACGAGGCTGCATCAAGCAAGTGTAATCCATAACTGATGCAGAGATGGGCTCTTAGAGAATAAGAAGAAGATATAGAAAACAAAAATTTCTGCTCCTAGATAACTGAACAAAAATCTAGCTGTTATTTTGCAAATACCTTAAAGAGGAGAAGAGGAAAGACCAAAATAAGTACTCAAAACCAATCAACCTGTAAATATGCCGTGAATATAATTATCATCCCACATAACGTAAACTACAGTAAATAAATAGTAGTAATGAGTAAAGAAAAACTAAGAGAACCTAATTTTCTCAAGATTTTTTATACAAAAActaaggaaatatatatatatatatatatatatatatatatatatatatatatatatatatatatagatagatagatagatagatatagatatagtTATAATTACATGTAGCAATTCCATATAGTTTTGCGTTGTTTTTTCCTAATTCCTACTCCATTTCGGCTTAAACAGAAATCAGTATTCCAGATGCTGCTGCCACAGCCTGATGTCCTTTCACAGTGGTGCTGCTGCCACTTCCTGCTGTCCTTTTCCTGACTACTTCCTGTTACAAGAACAAAAGGAATGTTTTAAATACTCCCACCCAACAATGGCTGGTCTAACTTAATGATGCTTTCATCACCTGCTCTTTAAGGGTAAATGGGTTGTATTTGTATCTCTTTGACTTGAAAATTACACCAACCATCTTATAACCGTATACTAGACACCAGGCAATAAAAACGAGAGGCCAGCAACCTTCAACATCAACTACGGGAAAAAAAGTCATGGTAAATACCAGACAGAGATCTATTGTTGCGGCATACCTGAAGAAAGTAGACAGAAGAGATTAGACATTTTATAACAACACCCAAGAGTCATAAGAAAGTAGCAGAAAGGAAAAATGGGTTTCCGTGGAAACATAAAGGTAAGATTAAAAAATGACTCTCCTCCTTTCGATTGTTGTGGTTCATCGCAAAAGGGCATCCCACTATAAGGTGTAGATCCACACTATCGAAAAACCATGCAAtgtttacttttataaaaaataaaaaataaaaataaaagagcaaTGTTTAACGCGCACAGCTCTTTATCCGGAGCGCTTTAGAAGTCACCGAGGACAGTCACTGCATGCACTGAAGCTTTCGCGAGCAACAATAAAGGAAGAGAGATAGGGGGTGTACACGGATATGGCTTGACCTACAAAGGCGTGATTTTGCATCAACCAAAGCGTTGGCACACTATAACCGGAAAGGGCATGTGTGCCATCATCTGGTTTGGGGTTATATACCGGTCCAGGGAAGccagaaacagcctctctaccacCCTAAGTTCtgtgtgtacactctaccctccccaaaccccactttgtgggatttcactgggtgtgttgttgttgttgttgttaccgGTCCAGGGAAGATGGTTCTGTGGTGTTTGGCTGGAGGCATCCCTCTTCCCATGACCATTAAATGTGATGGCGAACATGTGGCAGGATTGTAAATCAATATGCTTAATGTCATGTATTTGGGAAATCTACGATGAATATCTTTCAAAATTGTTGTATTTTTTCTGTTCAATAAATCCTATGAAGTGGAGACTCTGTATGAATATGACTTGATTCATATGATGTTATGGTTTGATCAACTCTGAGCTATACCTTGTCAGTTTAGAAGACAACTTACAAGAATTTGTCTAAAAGATTATCTATTATTGATTTAGAACTACCTGGCAGCAAGTTTCCCATCATTTTGTAAATACTCCCCCCATTACACcaatacacttttttttttacattaattACACCAACACACTTTCTtcaaaatgagtacaataacgaAACAGTTAAGATTCTTTTCGAATGATTCAGCATGTGGCTTTTTCTAAGTCAGGTCAGAGCTGTAGCAACAATCAAACTGAAGCTGTTAGATTTGGTGTCAAGTGGTGCATTGATAGAGGATTTGACAGTTTTACTGTAGAAATGGACTCTATGGTAATCAATAATATGCTCAACAACAATGAGGTGAATAAGGAGGATCATTTATGACACTAAGGGTTCGTTTGGTGtgaaggataagcaaaaatagtcccgggataagATTTTAGTGCCTCCTTATCCCATGTTTGATTGGAATAAAAAACCGGGATAAGttgtttcccaaccaaacgagccctaagtcTAGTATCAGGAATGCTACTGTCCAGTTTGTTCATTGTCACAGGGAAGCCAATATGGTAGCTGACTTCTTGGCAAAGCTTGCCTCTACTAGTGGAAATGAAACCTTATTCTCCTCTATGCATACTATGCCTCGAGAAGGAAAAGGTTTAATTCAACTAGATAAGTGGCACTTCCCACCATGAGAAGGAGATATGAGAAATGTAACTTCTTTGTAAGTTAACTTGTATAATTTTGCTTAGATTAGAGAAGGATGTTGTATAGGCTTATCCTTCCTCTTACTTGTACTTCTGTGAATGCATAGATTATTAGAGGTTTGGTCCATGTCCCCCTCTAGTATGTGTAACTTTTTTGGATTAATTAGACATGGTAGGGGTCAAGCCTAACCCCCCCACACCTATGGGATCACAACCATGGTGAtggcttatttaaaaaaaaaaaatgattcagCATGACAGATGTTGATTTAAACATTCCATCAAATCATTCACCCACAACTTGAAAGCAAAAATAATAATGTGACTGTTACAATGTCAGCTAACCGATACAAGTAGTTGTTTTTTTAAGAAGGCAACAGTATAAAACCCTGAATATATGGCCATGCTAAAATAAGCAAAGAAAACGATACCCACTGAACAAGAAGTAACTGGGCATGTTGTTATTGTTGCACACATGCTAGAATATTTTAACGCGTTAATAAATTACTCTAAGACCTTAACAGGAAAGGGAAGAGACCAATGTGAAAACAACAACTAAAGCAGATTGAATAAATTATTACAACAAcatcatacccagtgtaatcccacaactagaagaggcggagccaggattttgaaacttgtgggttcggggttctaattctttaaagttactagGTTCTAAATTAATgattgtacatatttgacaaaaatttaatacaaatatatggttcggaTCAAAGTTACTGGGTTCAGCCGAACCCACCGCCCCTCCCCCAGTGGCGGAGCTAGGAATTTCGTTAAGGGTGTTCGAATTCGTATAATCTATATATTAAGGGTGTTCAATATGCAATATATGTCTGTAATATATAATAATTTACATGTCTACACGGTATAATTTTTTGGCGAAGGGTGTTCGGTTGAACCCTTGCCGggctgtggctccgccactgccctGTCCACAAGTGGGGGTCtgggggaggatagagtgtacgcagacgtTACCTCTAGACCCTCGGCGCTAAGAATATAGCAATAACAAAGCAAGTCAGATGGGAAAAAAGGAAAATAGTGACAGCAACACAACAACAGAAATCAAATAGAAAACAAGTGAGAGGAGTACTACCAGAAGTTAAACTCGGGAAGTTGACGAATGAGAGGGCCTTTGATTGGCAAGACAGGTCCATCATCATCAGGATCAGGTAGTCCATGAGGGGACAGGAATTTACAGAGAATTCCAGAGAAGTGGAACAACACTAAATATGTGCCTGGGTAGAATCCTCGAACACAAACCCTAAGACCATAAAGGATAGCCAAGACAGCAGTTACAATCCACCTATACAGGCCATAAGGACTGATTTTATCCAAAAAGTAATGCTGGTAAACACTTGAGATCCTGTAGTAAGGGTATGATACAATACTCCAAGTAACCCCAAGAGCATGAGTAATTGCCAAGTCCGCAGTATCAAAGTAACGCTGGAAAAGGGTTGACACAAGACTCCAAAGCATAGCAATCCAATGCTTCACATCATCAATAAGCTCCTCCATTAATAAACTCAACAATAATAGGGTCTCTGTCTGAAATTCAAATCGGATTATTTAACCTGTAGCCAGAAAAGAGGAGACAAGAATGTTTTTTGGCCTTTGTATTCACATAATTTAATATAATATAATGACCTCCTTTCCTTGAATCCTATTCTAATAAGGATAGGAGTACAAATCATATATTACCTTAATTACAATTATATAATATGAATTATAATTAGAAATTCAGGGGCAGAGCCATGGTGATGAACCCGCTTCCACCATAAGTATATAAAAGGTAAATTCTGATTTTTATCGATATATTACTTTATTGAACTTCCTTGACATAATTGACAAGCTTAGGCGTATAGTTTGGGTTCGCCcgaaatttaaattttttaaatatttggttGGGATATTTGAATTATAGATTGAAtttaggattttatttttaaaatttatgaatttcgGATTGGATACGGATTTAGTAATATGGATTTTTGGATATTCGAAAATCCAAAATTTTtatacttcctccgtttcaatttatgtgaacccatttggcTGGGCAtgatatttaagaaagagtgaattcttttgaaacttgtgattcaaaataagtcttgaatatttgtgtagatgtaaataatttcataaagtgaatttgttttcaaattaggaaaaaggtcattcattttggtacggactaaaaagaaaataggttcacataaattgaagcaGAGGGAGTACCTTTTATCTAGACCTACCTATATCATGTGCCAGTACTAATAAGTCTAATTTCTAAAGGTCCGATAGATTAGTACCTAAGGCCCTacccattaaaatattaaatctaatatacaattctctactaaatcaaatataatataggaTTTTCTTACTTCTCGAGTCTCAAAAGTCTCACGTTAGTGTCACCCACGACAgagttctttgtttttttttttccagatgactacttagattttattttgttcatttccacttttccagaatgctttatttggtatgaatttactatgttggacatgacttggatttgttaatcctaatttgaaTTGGAAAGctttttttactgagcaattaAGATTTTAGATTTACTTCTGTGcaactaacacatgaatttcgTTCCTAATACGTTTGTCTTAGTCTCAAGAGTCAAATTCGAAAatttgaaatatccaaaccgaataatccgaaaccgaacttaaaatatccaatccaatccgaacttatttgaattggatttggattgtaatttcttcaatccgaaaattgaatatccaaaccgaaaatttcatatccaatccAAACGCCCACCCCTAATATAGACCATTGGGCTGCACTTAAATTCACCATTTTATGCCAGCTCTATTTGTATGTGCGAGCTTTTTGTAATGGATTCTACTGAGAATTTTTATAAAGTAATTaattaacatgaaaagaaaaaacaataaAATTTCAAGCTGAAACACAAAATACGTTTGACCAATTTATGCGGTACAGTTCGAATTTCGTGATTTAAACAAGTCTTTTTTAACCGTAATTTTTTTAagtatcttttaaatattttaaattgtacTTTTATTCGTATATTCTCTACCTTTTTTCAAAATTATGAATAACATTTTGATTCTTATTATTTTGTTCCTCTTTCTCTCTCATTCATAAATCATACAGTATTAATTTCTTTCTCATTCAAGAATCTTGACGATTTTAAATGGTATATTATGATCGGTAGGCACTAAAGCGAAGAAAAAGACATAAAAACTTCAAAATAAAGCAAAAACTagcaaagtgaaagaaaaaaaaacacaagAAATTTTAAGACTCAAAGGAGCATGGCAAATGTTAAACGGGACATGGCAAGGCAAGTTAAAATTAGTGGATTATAAGGTTAGTCTTGAActtctaccccccccccccccccccccaaaacccccGCAATCATTTTTTAATTTTCGCGTGTTTAGTTCTTCATATTTCGAATCCCTTGACGAAAATCCTGCCTCCGCCACTGATTAGAATACTACAAATTTGTGAAAATAATGACAAAATCAAAACGATAATTAATTACTAAAATAGCCCATTATTTAACCTCTAGCTAGTGATGGCAAGCTTCACACAAATACTCTCtccgtccacttttacttgtcacattTTGTTTCTCGAGAATCAATTTAATTAATCTACGGAACTAAATTAAATTAgatttatttaaaattttaaaactaaaatttagATATTCGGAAACTATACGAAGATCAATAGTTTAGCAGCTTGCCCCCAAACAAAACTTTTATTAGGGCCCCGAGACACATTTGAATTTGCACCGCGTAAAGCTTAGGTAAACTTATAGGAATAACTACCTTGTTATAGCTTCTTACCATTCGTAGCTAACTGTATCTGAAATACACTCAGATACACTCAAAATACAAGGAGAAGAATCTAGGAAACATGTAAAAAGTAATGTGATTGACTGAGTTCAAACCTGGGTGGACAAGGGCAAAGCCACACCCAATAACCACTTCAGTCATAGTAGCTTGATGTGTTTTGGTAGCTATGAATGATAATTTACAAAATCACTGTAGCTACTAAatacaaataaattaaaagatagttattattaataattacTTCTTAGAAGAAGCTACACTAAATAATTATTCCTCAGTTATATTTATACCAATAATggtttataaaatatttatacaatTAAATAACTAAATAAGTAATTACAGGTGAATTTCTTGATTGTATTGATTTGTAATTTGGTAAAATTGACCACTAACTAGCTTGCTATCATATGTTAAAattacaaaaacaacaacaataacaacataccaaATGTAATCTCACAAGTAGGGATTAGAGAGGATGAGATATAGGATTAGAGGGGATGAGATATAGGTTAAAATTCACTGATAATAAGATAAAATTTATTATTTCAGTCTATATAACTTAAATAATAATTTACTCCTACCCTATTTTTTGTCTAGATTTGAGTTTCTATGTCAAACTAATCTTTTGGTTCAAAACATACGCAACCAATTTAACTTAACCGAACATAGCAAATTACGTACTACTCTATAAGTCTATTCTAGGTTACCATATTGAATTTGACTTGAAAAGTTATATGTAATACAGGACGATTTAATCATATAATGTTAAAAAGGTATAAATATTAGCTATAGAACTTAAGCTCTCAAATAATATACTACATAAAGATTTTTTCGTGTAAAATGGTTTAGAATAAAACTACAAAATCTACCTAAAACTGCACTTGTCGTCCAACGTCTACTTTGACTTTTGAAAGTGAAATGGACAAAATTTTGGAAAAGCTACGCATGATAAGATTTGAATTAAGAATTAACAGAATTCCTTATCTATTTGTTGAAGGGCACACAAATTCGAATTAATCAAGCCTCAAATCAGATATAGTAAACCGGATGAGAAGCAAAAAACTCAACATTTCCGTTAAACAAGAGAGAAGCTAGAGCCTTTAGAGGTCATTGTTATGATGTAACAGTGATATGTGTATACATTAAATTTGAATGTACCAAAAGAAATATATTAAATTTAAGTTGGACATTTTGAGGCATGTTAGCGCATAAACGATAAAAACACAATAATTAATATGGTTCGGATCAATGTGATTCTAGTCCACGGAGAACGGCCGGCACTTTTAAAGTAAGTTACAAGAAGAAATACACTTAGGTTCTATGTTCTGTTCTCCTTAATAAATTctagctagcatgtatttatactactaggtctaatcctttcctagaaaggaGCTAAATCCCAATGacactcgaaaaccaacaaagaagaaagtttccttttatttctttctgcttttgagtaggaattgacTTGTATATCTTCTTAACTTCACAGTCTCCACCTTGAGATGAATTTCAAGCTTCCATATGAACGTCATTCAGTCCAATGTCTCTAAGCCTATGTGAGCTAACTCCGTGTAGGAAACAAGTGACACTAACCGAAACCTTGTACATACTAGCAGTTCTACCTTGCCCTGCCGTTCTCCATCCTGACTCATCAGTCGATGAAAGTTCCTGTCAAATTCATACAATGACTGAACTTGACAAGAGGAACCACCTTGGTCAACATATCCGCTGCGTTGTCCTTTGTGTTAACCTTTAAGACCTTGACTGTGCCTTCTTCAACAACATCACGAATAAAATGGAATCTAATATCAATGTGTTTGTGCGATCATGAAATCTCTGATTTTTATCAAATGAATAGCACTTTGCTATCACATTTTAGAGTTGGTTCGCGTTGAAACCTGCTCAATTCTGACACCAAACCTTTCAACCATATAGCCTCCTTTACTGCTTCTGCTGCTGCCATATACTCAGCTTCTGTTGTGGACAAAACAATTATAGACTGGAGAGTTGCCTTCCAACTTATGACACTACCTGCAAGAGTAAAGATATAGCCCATTGTTGATCTCCTTCTATCAAGATCACTTGCAAAATCAGAATCCACATAACCAAGGGCCGAGAAGCCTTTATTTCTCATCCTACGAAAACTTAGACCAACATTCGAAGAACCTTtaagatatctcaatatccacttaATTTCTTCTCAATGTGTCTTACCCGGATTAGACATGAATCGACTTATCACCCTCACTGCTTGAGCAATATCAGGCCGAGTGCAAACCATAACATACATAATGCTACCAACTGTACTAGAATAAGGAACTTTTGACATGTACTCCGCCTCTTCCTTTGATTGCGGTGCCATCAAAGAAGAAAGTCTGAAATGTTGCGCTAACGGTAAAGTAACGagtttacatttattcatgccaAACCTCTGAATTACCTTCTCAATATACTTCTTCTGGGAGAGATGTACCTCACCGTTCTTCCTGTGAATCTCCATTCCATGATGGAGTAGTATTATATTCTTTTGTTCTTCCAATGATTTGAGGGAGTACTATTAAGTATTTATTTTCTCTGCTAGATTTTTTTACATTGTTGTTTTGTTTTTATATTAGTTTGATTTGTTTTATTATTGATCTGTCAGTTAAATTTT from Lycium barbarum isolate Lr01 chromosome 10, ASM1917538v2, whole genome shotgun sequence includes:
- the LOC132615132 gene encoding protein RER1A-like isoform X1 is translated as MEELIDDVKHWIAMLWSLVSTLFQRYFDTADLAITHALGVTWSIVSYPYYRISSVYQHYFLDKISPYGLYRWIVTAVLAILYGLRVCVRGFYPGTYLVLFHFSGILCKFLSPHGLPDPDDDGPVLPIKGPLIRQLPEFNFWYAATIDLCLVFTMTFFPVVDVEGCWPLVFIAWCLVYGYKMVGVIFKSKRYKYNPFTLKEQEVVRKRTAGSGSSTTVKGHQAVAAASGILISV